The Dehalococcoidia bacterium genomic interval TTCATGTTCAACGACCTGAAGGCGCGCCTCCGCAGCATCGAGTTGCACCATCGCGAGCGGCTGGACGAGATGATCGCCGCGATCGGGCGCGCCCAAAAAACTGCGTACGATGTCGCGGCGAAGGTGAAATGGGCGACGGGCGACTTCAGCACCTTCTCTTCGTGGATGCAGCGTGCCGCGATCGGTGAGACGATCGCACACCTGGACTACCTGGTGATCGAAGGCGTGCTGGCGAAGTTCATGCAGGAAGGTGTGCAGTACTACAAGAAATCTGGCAATGACTGAGCTGTCTGTCGCGTACTACACGCACGCCAGCACGGCCGTCGGTCCGTTGCTGATCGCGGGCGACCGCTGCAGCCTCATGGCCATCAAGTTCGACGTCGAGGTGTACCAGATCGCTCGGGAAGTCGAGCGGCTCTACGACGAACTGCGCCAACGTTTCGTGCTGGAGCGCGACGATGCGCGGATGGCGGGCGTCGTACAACAGGTGGTCGACTACGTCGAAGGCAAACGGACGAAGTTCAAACTGTCCCTCGATCTGTCGTTCCTGACGCCGTTTCAACAGGCGGTACTGCTCGAGTGCGCACGCATCCCCCGCGGCGAGATCGCGAGTTACGCCGAACTCGCGCGGCGCGTCGGCAAGCCGCTGGCGTTTCGCGCCGTCGGCAACACCATGCGCATCAATCCGATCCCGATCGTCATCCCATGCCATCGCGTCGTGGCGAGCGACGGCATCGGCGGCTACGGGGGTGGGCTGGCCGTCAAGCGGCAACTGCTCGCGCTCGAAGGCGTGTCGATCTAACTTCGCCTCTGTTTCTCGCGCGGCCCGTGCCTGCTTCACCGCGCCGGCCGCGTCGGCCCAAGATCGCGCAGGCGCTCAACCTTCGTCCAATGATCACGCAGGACGCGTGTGCGACGGCGAGCGCGGGGGAGCTTCGCATGCACAGGCCACTCGCGCTACTGGCGGCGGTCGTCTTCTTGGTGGCCGCAGGATCCGTCTCTTCCGTCGTTCCACGCGTCACCGAAGCGGCGCCGGTGTTCAACGAGGCGGCTTGCGACGACCGCGCGTTATCGCCGGAAGGCTTTGACAGATCAAGGATGCGCTGCGGATTCGTCACGGTTGAAGAGTCGAGCCGCAGCGATACCCGAATGATCGACATCTGGGCGGTCGTGATCGAGGCAACCTCGCCGAACCCTGAGCCCGATCCCATCGTCTTCCTGCCTGGCGGCCCCGGACAACCGGGGGTCGACTTCGCGGCGTACTCCTCGGAGTGGTACAGCCAGGCGCTCGACGACCGTGATTTCATCTGATTTCATCGCGTTCGATTTCCGTGGCACGGGACTATCCGGAAAGCTCGCGTGTACGGAATACGACTCGGTGCTCGCTGATGCGCTCAAGGAAAAGCTGACCGAACAGCAGACGGACATGCGATACGACGCAGCGATGGACTTGTGTCTGGAGCGCTACGCGGCGGACGGTGTCGATCTCAGCACCTACGATAGCGCGACGATCGTCGAGGACATGGTCGAGTTGATGACAGCGCTCGGATACGACGAGTGGAACCTGATCGGCGGTTCGTATGGCACGCGGCTAGCACTCACGGCGGTGCGCGATGCGCCGGAGCACATCCGCAGCGCTGTGCTCGATGCGCGTCGCGCCGGTGATCGATGTCGACGTCGAGCGCATAGCGTTGTTCGAGTCCAAGCTGAATGAGCTTTGGGACGCATGCCTGGCGGACGCGGAATGCGGTGGCGCGTACCCGGCCATCGAGCAGACATTCTGGGACCTTGTCGCGCGGGCGAACGCGAATCCGATCGCCGTTCAAGCAACGGCACCCGATGGCACGCCGGTGGATGTCGAGATCGACGGATCCGCCATCATCGAGGGCACATTCCGTCGCGATGTGGGACACCTCGCTGTTGCCGCTCATACCGTTCGCGATCGACGACATTGCCCGCGGGAACACGGGCGTGCTCAGCCAGGTCACATCCCAGCTGTTGTTCCAGGATTTCGGCATCGCCACCGGCATGTTCTGGAGCGTGCAATGTAATGAGGAGTGGCCGTTCTATACGGCGGCGGCCGTCCGCGCGGCGACGGAGGGGGTGCGAGAAGAAGTCATCGAAGCGGGGATCGGTGGCGCGACGAGTCCCGCCGCGGTCGACGAACTGCAAGCGCTCTGCGAAGAGCTGAGCACCCCGGATCCGGATGCGATCGAACGTCAGGCCGTAACGAGTTCGATACCGACATTGATCCTCGCCGGGGAATTCGACACCAACACTCCGACGGAGTTCGGCGAGGTGGCCGCGGAGACGCTCTCGAACAGTTATCTGATCGAGGTGCCATCGTCGGGCCACTTCGTGACGTTCCCGCGGCAGGAGTGTACGAATCCGCTGATCGCGGCGTTTTTCGCCGCGCCGCAGCGGCGTCCCGATGATTCATGCGTGCAGGCGATCCCGCCGGTGGACTTCATCGTGGCCGGTGAGGAAGCCGCACCGTCCCCAACGCCTGCCGGTCCGCCGACGCCGCCGGAACCTGTGGGCGTGATCACCGCGCCTGACACTGGCACTGGCCAACTCATGCGCGACGATCGGCCGTCGTGGGTCCTGTCGGCGATGGCGCTCTTGGGGATGTCACTGCTGGTGCTCGGTTCGAAGCGCGGGGTTCGCGGCCGGTAATAGTCCCGCCGCCCGGTGCTGTGCGCAGCCAGTCCCTCCGGCGCGTACCTCTGTCAGCTACTCAGATCGGCGCCGTCCGTCGAAGGGGCGGGCTTTGGCGGGGCGGGTGGCGTATAGGTGGCCGTGCTGGGACGGCGCGGGCGCGTCAGGCGAGATGGCTGCTGGGCGGGAGACGGCGCGCCAACTCCCGACGATGCGTCGGCGGCGACCGGCTGAGGACGCTGAGGCATCGCTTGCGGGCCGCGGTCGGCGCCGCAGTACGGGCACACCACCCAGCGCGCCAGCAGCGGCTTCTGGCACGACTCACAGGGTATGCGCAGCGTCGAGCGGCAGTACGGGCAGGCCACGAACGCGTCCTCGATCCGGCGCCGGCACGACGGGCACGTCGCCTGCTCCTGGATCTCGTGCAGAAGCGCCTCGGCTTCGAGCTGGCGGTCGTAGCGGTCAGCAATCGTGTCTTTCGGCCGCAGGATCAGGTACAGGAACATGCCGGGCAGGTTGAAGACGAGCACCGTGAGCACCGATACAGTCTGCGTGAGCGGGTCGCGTGTGCGCGAAGCAATGTCGCGGTAGGTCCACACGAGCGCCGCGATCCACATGACGATCAAGTAGGCGACCATGATGATCACCGCTATCGTCAGGGCGTCTTGCCAGACGCCGTCATCCCAGATCGCGAGCAGCATGTGCTTCTCCCTCGCTACGGCGGCGGTGCGGGGCCGCCGGCCGTGATCCCGCCGATTATATCAGCATTGCGATGCCATCCCGTCTCAAGCGAGCATCACAAATGGGCCGTCAACCATAGGACGATCCGTCATCGTCGTCCGATGCCTGTCTGCCGGCCATGGCGCTGGATACCCTGAGAGACGATGCCCACGACGGTCGATCACATCCTTGGAGAACTGAATCCACCGCAGCGAGAGGCCGTCACGGCGACGCTCGGGCCACTGCTGATCCTGGCGGGCCCGGGGTCTGGCAAGACCCGCGTCATCGCCCACCGGATAGCCTATCTCGTCGAGCACGAGGAGGTGGAGCCGTGGCGTATCGTCGCGGTGACGTTCACGAACAAGGCCGCGCGCGAGATGCGCGGCCGCGTCGTATCACACCTCGACGAACGCGCGAGCGAGGTGATGCTGGGCACGTTTCACTCGATCTGCGCCCGCATTCTGCGCATCGACGGGCAACGGATCGGGCTCGATCGGTCATTCAATATCTACGATGACGCCGACCAGATGGCGCTCATGAAGCGCGTCGCCGACGCCCTTGCGATCGACACGCGCGCGATCAAGGAGCGGGCGATCCTGTCGGCGATCTCGCAGGCGAAGAGCGAACTGATCACGCCGTCTGACTACGCATCGAAGACGCACGACTGGTTCACGGAGGTCATCGCGCGGGCATACGAGCGTTACCAGCAGATGCTCGCGGAGAACAGCGCGCTCGACTTCGACGACCTGATCGTGAAAACCGTGCAGCTTCTGCAGGACGACGAGCACACCCGCCGCAAGTACCAGGATCGATTCCTGCACGTGCTCGTAGACGAGTTCCAGGACACGAACGTGGCGCAGTACCAGCTCGCACGGCTGTTCGCGGCGTTTCACGGCAACATCTGCGTCGTC includes:
- a CDS encoding methylated-DNA--[protein]-cysteine S-methyltransferase, translated to MTELSVAYYTHASTAVGPLLIAGDRCSLMAIKFDVEVYQIAREVERLYDELRQRFVLERDDARMAGVVQQVVDYVEGKRTKFKLSLDLSFLTPFQQAVLLECARIPRGEIASYAELARRVGKPLAFRAVGNTMRINPIPIVIPCHRVVASDGIGGYGGGLAVKRQLLALEGVSI
- a CDS encoding alpha/beta fold hydrolase, producing the protein MISSDFIAFDFRGTGLSGKLACTEYDSVLADALKEKLTEQQTDMRYDAAMDLCLERYAADGVDLSTYDSATIVEDMVELMTALGYDEWNLIGGSYGTRLALTAVRDAPEHIRSAVLDARRAGDRCRRRAHSVVRVQAE
- a CDS encoding alpha/beta hydrolase — protein: MWDTSLLPLIPFAIDDIARGNTGVLSQVTSQLLFQDFGIATGMFWSVQCNEEWPFYTAAAVRAATEGVREEVIEAGIGGATSPAAVDELQALCEELSTPDPDAIERQAVTSSIPTLILAGEFDTNTPTEFGEVAAETLSNSYLIEVPSSGHFVTFPRQECTNPLIAAFFAAPQRRPDDSCVQAIPPVDFIVAGEEAAPSPTPAGPPTPPEPVGVITAPDTGTGQLMRDDRPSWVLSAMALLGMSLLVLGSKRGVRGR
- a CDS encoding zinc ribbon domain-containing protein — translated: MLLAIWDDGVWQDALTIAVIIMVAYLIVMWIAALVWTYRDIASRTRDPLTQTVSVLTVLVFNLPGMFLYLILRPKDTIADRYDRQLEAEALLHEIQEQATCPSCRRRIEDAFVACPYCRSTLRIPCESCQKPLLARWVVCPYCGADRGPQAMPQRPQPVAADASSGVGAPSPAQQPSRLTRPRRPSTATYTPPAPPKPAPSTDGADLSS